In a genomic window of Saccharothrix sp. HUAS TT1:
- a CDS encoding RNA degradosome polyphosphate kinase, whose protein sequence is MSTDNTPEQPAPKRRTRTPRATTAANPRRRPRPATRRGGNGTRAGTMAAQQPAEAASRSFPSSPPAVTAVEAQADLPDDRYFNRELSWLDFNARVLALAEDASQPLLERAKFLAIFASNLDEFYMVRVAGLKRRDETGLSVRSADGLTPREQLANMSKRAQELVEQHARAFLDHIQPELEKHSISIVNWAQLSDFEKLRLSNYFTDQVFPVLTPLAVDAAHPFPYISGLSLNLAVTVRDPEGGAERFARIKVPDNVPRLVRVESDRTSPTATFLPLEELITAHMGELFAGMQVIECHAFRVTRNADLEVEEDQDEDLLQALERELARRRFGPPVRLEVADDMTENMLERLLREMEVDPHDVVQVPGLLDLSCLWQLYSVDRKQLKDAPFVPATHSAFGERETPKSIFATLREGDVLVHHPYDSFSTSVQRFIEQAAADPRVLAIKQTLYRTSGDSPIVDALIDAAEAGKQVVALVEIKARFDEQANIKWARALEKAGVHVVYGLMGLKTHCKTALVVRQEGSRIQRYCHIGTGNYNPKTARLYEDIGILTAEPTIGADLTDLFNVLTGYARQDHYRSLLVAPYGVRRGIVERIEREIEHAAAGGPAGVRIKVNSLVDEQVIDSLYRASQAGVRVDVVVRGVCALKPGIKGLSENIHVRSILGRFLEHSRVFHFAGCGEHWIGSADMMHRNLDRRVEVQVRVTDPKLTAQLDAMMDSALEPTTRCWVLQPDGEWEASPADGTRVRDHQTELLRGHRAMG, encoded by the coding sequence GTGAGCACGGACAACACTCCCGAGCAGCCCGCGCCCAAGCGCCGGACGAGGACGCCGCGGGCCACGACGGCCGCGAACCCGCGCCGTCGACCGCGTCCGGCCACCCGCCGCGGCGGCAACGGCACGCGCGCGGGCACGATGGCGGCGCAGCAACCGGCCGAGGCGGCGTCCCGGTCGTTCCCGAGCTCACCGCCCGCCGTCACCGCCGTCGAGGCCCAGGCCGACCTGCCCGACGACCGGTACTTCAACCGGGAGCTGTCCTGGTTGGACTTCAACGCCAGGGTGCTCGCCCTGGCCGAGGACGCCTCCCAGCCGCTGCTGGAGCGGGCGAAGTTCCTGGCCATCTTCGCCTCGAACCTGGACGAGTTCTACATGGTCCGGGTGGCCGGCCTGAAGCGCCGCGACGAGACCGGCCTGTCGGTGCGCAGCGCGGACGGGCTCACCCCGCGCGAGCAGCTGGCGAACATGTCCAAGCGCGCCCAGGAGCTGGTCGAGCAGCACGCCAGGGCGTTCCTCGACCACATCCAGCCGGAGCTGGAGAAGCACTCGATCAGCATCGTCAACTGGGCGCAGCTCAGCGACTTCGAGAAGCTGCGGCTGTCCAACTACTTCACCGACCAGGTGTTCCCGGTGCTCACGCCGCTGGCCGTGGACGCCGCGCACCCGTTCCCCTACATCTCCGGCCTGTCGCTGAACCTCGCCGTGACGGTGCGCGACCCGGAGGGCGGCGCGGAGCGGTTCGCCCGCATCAAGGTGCCGGACAACGTGCCGCGCCTGGTGCGCGTGGAGAGCGACCGGACCAGCCCGACGGCGACGTTCCTGCCGTTGGAGGAGCTGATCACGGCGCACATGGGCGAGCTGTTCGCGGGCATGCAGGTCATCGAGTGCCACGCGTTCCGGGTGACCCGCAACGCCGACCTGGAGGTCGAGGAGGACCAGGACGAGGACCTGCTGCAGGCGCTGGAGCGGGAGCTGGCGCGTCGCCGGTTCGGGCCGCCGGTGCGGCTGGAGGTCGCCGACGACATGACCGAGAACATGCTGGAGCGGCTGCTGCGGGAGATGGAGGTCGACCCGCACGACGTCGTCCAGGTGCCCGGTCTGCTGGACCTGTCGTGCCTGTGGCAGCTCTACAGCGTGGACCGCAAGCAGCTCAAGGACGCGCCGTTCGTGCCCGCGACGCACTCGGCGTTCGGCGAGCGGGAGACGCCCAAGAGCATCTTCGCCACCCTGCGCGAGGGCGACGTGCTGGTGCACCACCCGTACGACTCGTTCTCCACGTCCGTGCAGCGGTTCATCGAGCAGGCGGCGGCCGACCCGCGGGTGCTGGCCATCAAGCAGACGCTGTACCGCACATCGGGTGACTCCCCGATCGTGGACGCGCTGATCGACGCGGCCGAGGCGGGCAAGCAGGTCGTGGCGCTGGTGGAGATCAAGGCGCGGTTCGACGAGCAGGCGAACATCAAGTGGGCGCGGGCGCTGGAGAAGGCGGGCGTGCACGTCGTCTACGGCCTGATGGGGCTCAAGACGCACTGCAAGACCGCGCTGGTGGTGCGGCAGGAGGGCTCGCGCATCCAGCGGTACTGCCACATCGGCACCGGCAACTACAACCCGAAGACGGCCCGGCTGTACGAGGACATCGGCATCCTCACCGCCGAGCCGACCATCGGCGCGGACCTCACCGACCTGTTCAACGTGCTGACCGGTTACGCCAGGCAGGACCACTACCGCAGCCTGCTGGTCGCGCCCTACGGCGTGCGGCGCGGGATCGTGGAGCGCATCGAGCGGGAGATCGAGCACGCCGCGGCCGGCGGGCCCGCGGGCGTGCGCATCAAGGTGAACTCGCTGGTGGACGAGCAGGTCATCGACTCGCTGTACCGGGCGTCGCAGGCGGGCGTGCGGGTGGACGTGGTGGTGCGCGGCGTGTGCGCGTTGAAGCCGGGCATCAAGGGGCTGTCGGAGAACATCCACGTCCGGTCCATCCTCGGCCGGTTCCTGGAGCACTCGCGGGTGTTCCACTTCGCCGGCTGCGGCGAGCACTGGATCGGCAGCGCCGACATGATGCACCGCAACCTGGACCGCCGGGTCGAGGTGCAGGTGCGGGTGACCGACCCGAAGCTCACCGCGCAGCTCGACGCGATGATGGACTCGGCGCTGGAGCCGACGACGCGGTGCTGGGTGCTGCAACCGGACGGCGAGTGGGAGGCGTCGCCCGCCGACGGCACCAGGGTGCGCGACCACCAGACCGAGTTGCTGCGCGGCCACCGCGCGATGGGGTGA
- the cofC gene encoding 2-phospho-L-lactate guanylyltransferase, with protein MGAEVDLVVPVKTLDRAKSRLVGDRLDRPALALAFALDTISAALPAVRRVLTVTSDPAVVAGLRALGVESVDGPEGLNEALRFGFEVLRSRDAGSVVGALQADLPALRTAELAAALGAARGRAFCPDRQGTGTTLLLSAAGGELAPAFGGGSAAAHAASGATALVGPWPSLRHDVDTAEDLRLAADLGLGPRTATAVSPVGG; from the coding sequence GTGGGAGCCGAAGTGGACCTGGTGGTGCCGGTCAAGACGCTGGACCGGGCCAAGTCGCGACTGGTCGGCGACCGGCTCGACCGCCCGGCGCTGGCGCTGGCGTTCGCGCTGGACACCATCTCGGCGGCACTGCCCGCGGTGCGCCGTGTGCTGACCGTCACGTCGGACCCGGCGGTGGTGGCGGGACTGCGCGCGCTGGGCGTCGAGTCGGTCGACGGGCCGGAGGGGTTGAACGAGGCGCTGCGGTTCGGGTTCGAGGTGCTGCGGTCGCGGGACGCCGGGTCGGTGGTGGGCGCGCTGCAGGCCGACCTGCCGGCGTTGCGGACCGCGGAGCTGGCGGCGGCGCTGGGCGCGGCCCGGGGGCGGGCGTTCTGCCCCGACCGCCAGGGCACGGGGACGACGCTGCTCCTCTCCGCGGCGGGCGGTGAGCTGGCGCCGGCCTTCGGGGGCGGTTCGGCGGCGGCCCACGCGGCTTCCGGCGCGACGGCGCTCGTGGGGCCGTGGCCGTCGCTGCGGCACGACGTGGACACGGCCGAGGACCTGCGGCTGGCGGCGGACCTGGGCCTGGGCCCGCGCACCGCGACGGCGGTCAGCCCGGTGGGCGGCTGA
- a CDS encoding lysophospholipid acyltransferase family protein — protein MAKEKGGFWVGLAAAILYPATAAMARRRSEGGERVPRTGGALIVMNHVSHLDPVYDAVFTHRQGRVPHFLAKHSLWNVPFVGTVVKGARQIPVYRGTADAQQSLRAAHEALEQGLVVIIYPEGTITRDPDGWPMTSRTGVARLALEHDVPVLPAARWGTREVYDHYRKKFRPFPRKTVVTKVGPPVDLSAYRDRPQNLPLLREVTDVLMNEVKGLLADIREEQAPDGFHTKQV, from the coding sequence GTGGCCAAGGAGAAGGGCGGCTTCTGGGTCGGGCTCGCCGCGGCGATCCTCTACCCCGCCACCGCGGCGATGGCGCGGCGGCGCAGCGAAGGCGGGGAACGGGTGCCCAGGACGGGTGGGGCGCTCATCGTGATGAACCACGTGTCCCACCTCGACCCCGTCTACGACGCCGTCTTCACGCACAGGCAAGGCCGGGTGCCGCACTTCCTCGCCAAGCACAGCCTGTGGAACGTCCCGTTCGTCGGCACGGTGGTGAAGGGCGCCCGGCAGATCCCGGTCTACCGCGGCACGGCCGACGCCCAGCAGAGCCTGCGCGCCGCGCACGAGGCCCTGGAGCAGGGCCTGGTGGTGATCATCTACCCGGAGGGCACGATCACCCGCGACCCGGACGGCTGGCCGATGACGTCGCGCACCGGCGTGGCCCGGCTGGCGCTGGAGCACGACGTGCCCGTGCTGCCCGCCGCCCGCTGGGGCACCCGCGAGGTCTACGACCACTACCGCAAGAAGTTCCGCCCGTTCCCGCGCAAGACCGTGGTGACGAAGGTCGGCCCGCCGGTCGACCTGTCCGCCTACCGGGACCGGCCGCAGAACCTGCCGCTGCTGCGCGAGGTGACCGACGTGCTGATGAACGAGGTCAAGGGCCTGCTCGCGGACATCCGCGAGGAGCAGGCGCCCGACGGCTTCCACACCAAGCAGGTCTGA
- a CDS encoding NAD(P)H-dependent glycerol-3-phosphate dehydrogenase, which produces MDRVAVLGAGSWGTAFAKVLADSGTDVVLWARRPEVADAISNDRVNADYLPDVVLPANLSATADAEKALAGARAVVLAVPSQTLRENLSGWRSSLPAGATLVSLAKGVELGTLKRMSEVVREVAGVPEDQVAVVTGPNLAKEIAAEQPTATVIACTDHDRAVDFQQACSNSYFRPYTNVDVVGCELGGACKNVIALACGMAAGLGFGDNTMASIITRGLAETARLGAALGADPLTFAGLAGLGDLVATCASPLSRNRTFGERLGRGDSLAQAQEAAHGQVAEGVKSCSSIRELAARVGVDMPITDGVHQVCHEGLDPRVLTAALLGRERKAERQ; this is translated from the coding sequence GTGGACCGGGTCGCGGTGCTGGGCGCCGGGTCGTGGGGCACCGCCTTCGCCAAGGTGCTCGCCGACTCCGGCACGGACGTGGTGCTGTGGGCGCGGCGGCCCGAGGTCGCCGACGCCATCTCGAACGACCGGGTGAACGCCGACTACCTGCCGGACGTCGTGCTGCCCGCCAACCTGAGCGCCACCGCCGACGCCGAGAAGGCGTTGGCCGGCGCGCGGGCCGTGGTGCTGGCCGTGCCGAGCCAGACGCTGCGGGAGAACCTGAGCGGCTGGCGCTCGTCGCTGCCGGCCGGCGCGACGCTGGTCAGCCTGGCCAAGGGCGTCGAGCTGGGCACGCTCAAGCGGATGAGCGAGGTGGTCCGCGAGGTCGCCGGCGTGCCGGAGGACCAGGTCGCGGTGGTGACCGGGCCGAACCTGGCCAAGGAGATCGCGGCCGAGCAGCCGACCGCCACGGTCATCGCGTGCACCGACCACGACCGCGCGGTCGACTTCCAGCAAGCGTGCTCCAACTCCTACTTCCGGCCGTACACCAACGTCGACGTGGTGGGCTGCGAGCTGGGCGGGGCGTGCAAGAACGTCATCGCGCTGGCCTGCGGCATGGCGGCGGGCCTCGGGTTCGGCGACAACACGATGGCCTCGATCATCACCCGCGGCCTGGCCGAGACCGCGCGGCTGGGCGCGGCGCTGGGCGCGGACCCGCTGACGTTCGCCGGGCTGGCCGGGCTGGGCGACCTGGTGGCCACGTGCGCGTCGCCGCTGTCGCGCAACCGGACGTTCGGCGAGCGGCTGGGCCGCGGCGACTCGCTGGCGCAGGCGCAGGAGGCGGCGCACGGGCAGGTCGCGGAGGGCGTGAAGTCGTGCTCGTCCATCCGCGAGCTGGCCGCCCGGGTCGGCGTGGACATGCCGATCACCGACGGCGTGCACCAGGTGTGCCACGAGGGGCTGGACCCGCGCGTGCTGACGGCGGCGCTGCTCGGGCGCGAGCGGAAGGCGGAGCGGCAGTGA
- a CDS encoding cystathionine gamma-lyase: MTEGTRDGTWGDGTRVVHSTPAVPGEPFTAGPVFASSYHLGGADTYGRAHNPTWRVLEAALGDLDGGTTVLFPSGMAAISTFLRVVLAPGDVVVVPSDGYYLTRTLVAEMPVEVVEAPTAGPYPSFDGVRLVLLESPSNPGLDVCDIAALTGAAHAAGALVAVDNTTATPLGQQPLLLGADAVVSSDTKAVAGHSDVLLGHVSTSDPALAERVRAARTTGGAIPGPFEAWLAHRGLGTLDLRLTRQAANAAALYDVLKAHPAVTGLRWPGAPEDPAHEVASRQMRRFGGVLTFELAGADAVAAFLAKSRLVFASTSFGGLHTSLDRRAQWGDPVPEGLVRLSAGCEDTADLVEDVLRSL; encoded by the coding sequence GTGACCGAGGGGACCCGGGACGGCACGTGGGGCGACGGCACGAGGGTCGTGCACTCGACGCCCGCGGTGCCGGGCGAGCCGTTCACGGCGGGGCCGGTGTTCGCGTCGTCCTACCACCTCGGCGGCGCGGACACCTACGGCCGGGCGCACAACCCGACCTGGCGCGTGCTGGAGGCGGCGCTCGGCGACCTGGACGGCGGCACGACCGTGCTGTTCCCGTCCGGCATGGCGGCGATCTCGACGTTCCTGCGGGTGGTGCTCGCGCCCGGCGACGTGGTCGTGGTCCCGAGCGACGGCTACTACCTGACCCGGACGCTGGTCGCCGAGATGCCGGTGGAGGTGGTCGAGGCGCCGACCGCCGGGCCGTACCCGTCGTTCGACGGCGTGCGGCTGGTGCTGCTGGAGTCGCCGTCCAACCCCGGCCTGGACGTGTGCGACATCGCCGCGCTGACCGGGGCCGCGCACGCGGCGGGCGCGCTGGTGGCGGTGGACAACACGACCGCGACGCCGCTCGGCCAGCAGCCGCTGCTGCTGGGCGCGGACGCGGTGGTGAGCAGCGACACGAAGGCCGTCGCCGGGCACAGCGACGTGCTGCTCGGCCACGTGTCCACTTCGGACCCGGCCCTGGCCGAGCGGGTGCGCGCGGCGCGGACCACCGGCGGCGCGATCCCCGGGCCGTTCGAGGCGTGGCTGGCGCACCGCGGGCTCGGCACGCTCGACCTGCGGCTGACCAGGCAGGCGGCGAACGCGGCGGCCCTGTACGACGTGCTCAAGGCGCACCCCGCGGTGACCGGCCTGCGCTGGCCGGGCGCGCCGGAGGACCCGGCGCACGAGGTGGCGTCCCGGCAGATGCGGCGGTTCGGCGGGGTGCTGACCTTCGAGCTGGCGGGCGCGGACGCGGTGGCGGCGTTCCTGGCGAAGTCCCGGCTGGTGTTCGCGAGCACCAGCTTCGGCGGCCTGCACACCAGCCTGGACCGGCGCGCGCAGTGGGGCGACCCGGTGCCGGAGGGCCTGGTCCGGCTGTCCGCGGGCTGCGAGGACACCGCCGACCTGGTCGAGGACGTGCTGCGGTCGCTGTGA
- a CDS encoding cysteine dioxygenase family protein: MFAVPENTIALPQSHAALHPVRIALDTAARRERWAHLLRYDPETRFAALVDKTPEQEVWLMSWLPGQHADLHDHGATSGAFTVVSGSLTEVVTPGPTQVLHHLVAGQSRVFGPSYAHQVRNDGVDPAVTIHVYRDGGRTVRPVRFDPLSGTTSVR; this comes from the coding sequence ATGTTCGCCGTTCCGGAGAACACCATCGCCCTGCCCCAGTCGCACGCCGCGCTGCACCCCGTGCGGATCGCGCTCGACACGGCGGCACGGCGCGAGCGCTGGGCCCACCTGCTCCGCTACGACCCCGAGACCCGCTTCGCCGCGCTGGTCGACAAGACGCCGGAGCAGGAGGTGTGGCTGATGAGCTGGTTGCCCGGCCAGCACGCCGACCTGCACGACCACGGCGCGACCAGCGGCGCGTTCACCGTGGTCAGCGGCTCGCTGACCGAGGTCGTCACGCCGGGGCCGACCCAGGTGCTGCACCACCTGGTGGCCGGGCAGTCGCGGGTGTTCGGCCCGTCGTACGCGCACCAGGTGCGCAACGACGGCGTCGACCCCGCCGTCACGATCCACGTCTACCGCGACGGCGGGCGCACCGTGCGGCCGGTCCGGTTCGACCCGCTGTCGGGCACTACGTCCGTGCGGTGA
- a CDS encoding pyridoxamine 5'-phosphate oxidase family protein produces the protein MTLSPTDRSTIKRGRKRAVTERGALHAVLDAALVCHLAVVVDGAPLVLPTGYGRDGDTLYLHGSTGARSLREAATGVPVCVGVTILDGVVYARSVFDNSMNYRAAVIHGTAVPVTDPDAKLHGLRVLTEHLAPGSWDYARPPTAKEVAATSLLALDLAEASVKIRSGPPDDEPEDVAANERWAGVLPLRTVWDAPVPDPELVGDWDVPPHVTART, from the coding sequence ATGACGTTGTCACCGACGGACCGCAGCACCATCAAGCGAGGCCGCAAGCGCGCCGTGACCGAACGCGGAGCACTGCACGCGGTCCTCGACGCCGCCCTCGTCTGCCACCTGGCCGTCGTCGTGGACGGCGCGCCGCTCGTGCTGCCCACCGGCTACGGCCGCGACGGCGACACGCTCTACCTGCACGGCTCGACCGGCGCCCGCAGCCTGCGCGAGGCGGCGACCGGCGTGCCGGTGTGCGTCGGCGTCACGATCCTGGACGGCGTCGTCTACGCCCGCTCGGTGTTCGACAACTCGATGAACTACCGCGCCGCCGTCATCCACGGCACGGCCGTCCCGGTCACCGACCCCGACGCCAAGCTGCACGGCCTGCGCGTGCTCACCGAACACCTCGCGCCCGGCTCGTGGGACTACGCCCGCCCGCCGACGGCGAAGGAGGTGGCCGCGACCTCCCTGCTGGCGCTCGACCTCGCCGAGGCGTCGGTGAAGATCCGCAGCGGCCCGCCCGACGACGAGCCCGAGGACGTCGCCGCCAACGAGCGGTGGGCGGGCGTGCTGCCGCTGCGCACGGTCTGGGACGCGCCCGTGCCGGACCCGGAGCTGGTCGGCGACTGGGACGTGCCGCCGCACGTCACCGCACGGACGTAG
- a CDS encoding PLP-dependent aminotransferase family protein produces MAETALAVVLDRDSAEPLAVQLADALRAAAADGRLRSGDRLPSTRALAERLGVSRTVTAAAYEQLHAEGWIAGRHGSGTYVTTTPPGALKARTRRAAAPPAPADVVDLAPGAPWAEGLDRAAWRRAWRAAADVQPLFRPARGGLPEYRAVVAEHLLRHRGLAVRGGLREELVLATGGTTAALVELGSAVLRPGDVVAVEEPGYQRAVWALRSAGVRVVQAPVDAEGLLVEGVPAGVRGVYCSPAHQYPMGGRMSAARRVALVERARAEGWLVVEDDYDGELRYDVAPLPLLAALAPDVVVHLGTTSKILTPTLGAGWMVAPEPIAAEVLAHRDRTGTSPSAAGQRVLVELARNGDLGRHLRKLRRELSERRALLSAAFGEAGIPVLGDDAGAHIVVPLPSSQAERDVLAEAHDRGLRLDGLGRHHAGRPKVHGAAIGYSACSRDQLTAAIPDLIGVLRAATRPER; encoded by the coding sequence TTGGCGGAGACGGCGTTGGCGGTGGTGCTGGACCGCGACTCGGCCGAGCCGCTGGCCGTGCAGCTCGCGGACGCCCTGCGCGCGGCGGCGGCCGACGGGCGGCTGCGCAGCGGTGACCGGCTGCCCTCGACCCGGGCGCTGGCCGAACGGCTCGGCGTGAGCCGGACCGTGACGGCAGCAGCATACGAGCAGCTGCACGCCGAGGGCTGGATCGCCGGGCGGCACGGGTCCGGGACGTACGTGACGACCACGCCGCCCGGTGCGCTGAAGGCGCGGACGCGGCGCGCGGCGGCGCCGCCCGCGCCGGCGGACGTGGTGGACCTCGCGCCCGGCGCGCCGTGGGCGGAGGGGTTGGACCGGGCGGCGTGGCGGCGGGCCTGGCGCGCGGCGGCGGACGTGCAGCCGCTGTTCCGGCCCGCCCGGGGTGGGCTGCCGGAGTACCGGGCGGTGGTGGCGGAGCACCTGCTGCGGCACCGGGGGCTGGCGGTGCGCGGCGGGTTGCGCGAGGAGCTGGTGCTGGCGACTGGTGGGACCACGGCGGCGCTGGTGGAGCTGGGGTCGGCCGTGCTGCGGCCGGGTGACGTGGTCGCGGTGGAGGAGCCGGGGTACCAGCGGGCGGTGTGGGCGCTGCGGTCCGCGGGGGTGCGGGTCGTGCAGGCGCCCGTGGACGCCGAGGGATTGTTGGTGGAGGGCGTGCCGGCGGGGGTGCGCGGCGTGTACTGCTCGCCCGCGCACCAGTACCCGATGGGCGGGCGGATGTCGGCGGCGCGGCGGGTGGCGCTGGTGGAGCGGGCGCGGGCGGAGGGGTGGCTGGTCGTCGAGGACGACTACGACGGCGAGCTGCGGTACGACGTGGCGCCGCTGCCGCTGCTGGCGGCGTTGGCGCCGGACGTGGTGGTGCACCTGGGCACCACCAGCAAGATCCTCACGCCGACGTTGGGCGCGGGGTGGATGGTCGCGCCCGAGCCGATCGCCGCGGAGGTGCTGGCGCACCGGGACCGGACCGGCACCAGCCCGTCCGCGGCGGGGCAGCGGGTGCTGGTCGAGCTGGCCCGCAACGGCGACCTCGGGCGGCACCTTCGCAAGCTGCGGCGCGAGCTGTCCGAGCGCCGGGCGCTGCTGTCGGCGGCGTTCGGCGAGGCCGGCATCCCCGTGCTGGGCGACGACGCCGGCGCGCACATCGTCGTGCCGCTGCCGTCGTCCCAGGCGGAGCGGGACGTGCTGGCCGAGGCGCACGACCGCGGCCTGCGGCTGGACGGCCTGGGCCGCCACCACGCCGGCCGGCCGAAGGTGCACGGCGCCGCGATCGGCTACAGCGCCTGCTCCCGCGACCAGCTGACGGCCGCCATCCCCGACCTGATCGGCGTCCTCCGCGCGGCCACCCGTCCTGAGCGTTGA
- a CDS encoding D-alanine--D-alanine ligase family protein, producing MTQRKTKVAVVFGGRSSEHMVSCLSAGSVLPHLDRDRFEVVPVGITETGGWVIGADDTRALEVRDRRLPTVDSLVPVSGSELVPVAPTDVLAEVEVVFPVLHGAWGEDGTIQGLLELADIPYVGPGVLASAVAMDKEFTKRLLKGAGLPVGEFAVLRRDQETLSEADRERLGLPVFVKPARAGSSVGISKVVDWAHLGSAIALARKTDPKVIIEGAVVGREVECGVLEFPDGRVEASLPAELRIVGGEVDWYDFDAKYLDDVCEFDIPAKLDEHVTRDLREMAVTAFRALDCQGLARVDFFVTDYDELVVNEVNTMPGFTPISMYPRMWAETGVDYPALLTTLVETALARGTGLR from the coding sequence ATGACACAGCGCAAGACCAAGGTCGCCGTGGTGTTCGGCGGGCGCAGCAGCGAGCACATGGTCTCCTGCCTGTCCGCCGGCAGCGTTCTCCCGCACCTGGACCGGGACCGGTTCGAGGTCGTGCCGGTGGGCATCACCGAGACCGGCGGGTGGGTGATCGGCGCCGACGACACCAGGGCGCTGGAGGTGCGCGACCGCCGGCTGCCGACGGTCGACTCGCTGGTCCCGGTCTCCGGGTCGGAACTGGTGCCGGTCGCGCCGACCGACGTGCTGGCCGAGGTGGAGGTCGTCTTCCCCGTGCTGCACGGCGCGTGGGGCGAGGACGGCACGATCCAGGGCCTGCTGGAGCTGGCCGACATCCCGTACGTGGGACCGGGCGTGCTCGCCAGCGCGGTCGCCATGGACAAGGAGTTCACCAAGCGCCTGCTCAAGGGCGCGGGCCTGCCGGTCGGCGAGTTCGCGGTGCTGCGCCGCGACCAGGAGACGCTGTCCGAGGCCGACCGGGAGCGGCTGGGGCTGCCGGTGTTCGTCAAGCCCGCCCGCGCCGGGTCGTCCGTCGGCATCTCGAAGGTCGTGGACTGGGCGCACCTGGGCAGCGCGATCGCGCTGGCCCGCAAGACCGACCCGAAGGTGATCATCGAGGGCGCGGTCGTCGGCCGCGAGGTCGAGTGCGGCGTGCTGGAGTTCCCGGACGGCCGGGTCGAGGCGTCGCTGCCCGCCGAGCTGCGCATCGTCGGCGGCGAGGTCGACTGGTACGACTTCGACGCCAAGTACCTGGACGACGTCTGCGAGTTCGACATCCCGGCCAAGCTGGACGAGCACGTCACGCGCGACCTGCGCGAGATGGCCGTCACCGCGTTCCGCGCGCTGGACTGCCAGGGCCTGGCCCGGGTCGACTTCTTCGTCACCGACTACGACGAGCTGGTCGTCAACGAGGTCAACACCATGCCCGGCTTCACGCCGATCTCGATGTACCCGCGGATGTGGGCCGAGACGGGCGTCGACTACCCGGCACTGCTGACCACGCTGGTCGAGACCGCCCTCGCCCGCGGCACCGGCCTGCGCTGA
- a CDS encoding DUF3515 domain-containing protein → MAQEPEPASLLPRPLLAVALGLPALLAAGVAAVGLFLGAGGKEDPAEASAAHTGPLALVPVPAPRAGSDECGALLSGLPMQLVSNGVTLPRRELAAPAPAGTLAWGDAKHEPVVLRCGLDRPGDLTPTSSLRVISDVQWLEVAEGGAATWYVVDRPVYVALTVPSDAGTGPLQDISTTVRDTLAKGPVNTRG, encoded by the coding sequence GTGGCACAGGAACCGGAACCCGCGTCGCTGCTCCCCCGTCCGCTGCTCGCCGTCGCCCTCGGGCTGCCGGCGCTGCTGGCGGCGGGCGTGGCGGCCGTGGGCCTCTTCCTCGGCGCGGGCGGCAAGGAGGACCCGGCCGAGGCGTCCGCCGCCCACACCGGGCCGCTGGCGCTGGTGCCGGTGCCCGCGCCGCGGGCCGGGTCGGACGAGTGCGGGGCGCTGCTGAGCGGGCTGCCGATGCAGCTCGTGTCCAACGGCGTCACGCTGCCGCGCCGCGAGCTGGCCGCGCCCGCCCCGGCGGGCACGCTGGCGTGGGGTGACGCGAAGCACGAGCCCGTCGTGCTGCGGTGCGGGTTGGACCGGCCCGGCGACCTCACGCCGACGTCCTCGCTGCGGGTGATCTCCGACGTGCAGTGGCTGGAGGTGGCCGAGGGCGGCGCGGCCACCTGGTACGTGGTCGACCGACCGGTGTACGTGGCGCTGACCGTGCCGTCGGACGCGGGCACGGGGCCCCTGCAGGACATCTCGACCACCGTCCGAGACACCCTCGCCAAGGGCCCCGTGAACACCAGGGGCTAG
- a CDS encoding Lrp/AsnC family transcriptional regulator — MVHAYILIQTEVGKAAAVAAEISGIPGVATAEDVTGPYDVIVRAEADTVDQLGQLVVARIQNVKGITRTLTCPVVHL; from the coding sequence GTGGTGCACGCATACATCCTCATCCAGACCGAGGTCGGGAAGGCAGCCGCCGTTGCGGCGGAGATCTCCGGCATCCCCGGTGTGGCCACCGCGGAGGACGTCACCGGTCCGTACGACGTCATCGTCCGCGCCGAGGCCGACACCGTCGACCAGCTGGGACAGCTCGTGGTCGCCCGCATCCAGAACGTGAAGGGCATCACGCGAACGCTGACCTGCCCGGTGGTCCACCTGTAG